CGACTTGTCTATTATTATAAAAATTCCCGCAATTATATCCTGAAACAGTTCTTGTAACGCCAAACCCAATCCCACTAATAAGGCGGCCGATGCGGCTAAAAAAGGCGTTATGTTAATTCCCCCTAAACTAAGTACCGAGAAAACAACGATGATATAAGTGACATATTTTATAAACTTGAATACGCTTATAAATTTTAACTTGTCAGTAGTCTCCATTTTCCGGGTGAAGAGTATCCGGATCCATTTAAGCAGAAAACTGGCAACAATAAAAGATACCGCTATAAGCAACAATAAACCAACAGTGATGTCAATCTGCTTATCTCCTTCTCCAAAGTGAACGCCTAATTCGAGAAAATCCTTTATACCTCCCCAAATATCATCTTTCACAACTTCAGAAATCTTTTCTTTTACGTTTTCCTCTTGCACTTTTTTTAGTACTTAAGCCATTTAATTATCTCTCTATAGCTGGGCTTTTTGCCGTACATTAAAATACCAACGCGGTAAATTTTTGCCGCAAACCAAACCGTTCCGATAAATGTAGCAAATAAAATTGCAACTGAAAGTATTTGTTGCCAAACTGGAACACCAAACGGAATTCTCATTAACATTACAACCGGTGAGGTTAACGGTATGTACGAAAAAACTTGGGAGACAGTTCCATGCGGATTGTCAATTACTGTGAAAAATCCAACATATACCGCCAAAATTAAAGGTAGTAAAATTGGAAGCATAAACTGCTGAGTGTCGGTCTCACTATCTACTGCCGCACCAATGGCTGCATACAAAGAAGCATATAGTAAATATCCTCCTATGAAAAATAAAATGAACATGATTATGAGATTGGCAATGGGGAGTTTCCCTATTTCAACAAAAACTTCCTGCATTATATTTTCGGCGCCAACACCGCTGTTTTCGAGCATTTGCTGCTGGGGAGATTGCATGGCAGAAGGGTCTATGCCAAATATTGAAGTAACAATCATACTTAATACCCCTAATAAAATAACCCAAGCCAGAAATTGAGTAATTCCCGCCAGGGTGGTTCCAAATATTTTTCCTAACAGAAGTTTCATTGGTTTTACCGAAGAAATAATGACTTCAATAATGCGGCTTGTTTTTTCTTCAATCACACTGCGCATAATCATGTTCCCGTATATAATGATAAACATAAAGAGCAGGTAACCGGCTGCACCTCCAAATGCCAATTTCAATCCTGAACCCAATTTTGAGGTTTCTTCCCCCTTAAAAGTTTCCAAATTTGCACTTATTCTTATACGCAAGTCTTTAATGGTTTGAGCATCGATACCTGCCTCCTTGAGTCGAAGTGTATTTACCTTTTCGGCAATTACATCTTCAATATCGTCCATTACCATCAATGAAGGAGAGTCTTCCGAATAAAATGTTATTGCCGTGGAAAGTCCTTCAATAGTAGCTGTCTTTGGAATATAAAGCAAGCCGTAATCGCTTTGTTTTTCTGAAAGTTCTTTGGCTGCTTCAAGAGAAATGTCTGATAGCAGATTGTATTGAATACTCGGAGAATCGTCAAACTGATTAGCGAACATCCCACTCTCGTCTAGCACCGAAATAACACGTATTTTATCATTATTAAGCTCCGATAAATAAGCTACCAATGAAAAGATTCCCACCATGAGTAACGGACTCAAAAACGTCATGATAATAAACGATTTATTGCGAACCTTGTTTAGGTATTCTCTTTTAATAATTAAAGAAAGGTGATTCATGGCTTAATTTTTTTGAACGGTTTCTATAAAAATGTCATTTGCTGAAGGAATTATCTCAACGAAGTGAGTAAGCTGCCCTTGTGTGGCCAAATAATTTACCAGGTCGTTTGCTGAAGCCGTTTCGGGAATTTTTATTCTGTATTGAAGTTCGTCATTTATACTTTTGAAGGAAGTGGGAATTACCTCAAATCGTTCTTGTAAGGCCCGGGCAACCTTGTCCTGATCTGCAGTGTTAATTCCTACTTCGAAGGTATTGGTTTTATAGGCACGTTTTATATCGTTCAGTTTTCCGTCTAAAATTTTATTTGCCTTATGGATAAGAGCAATATGGTCACACATTTCCTCGACAGATTCCATTCTGTGGGTTGAAAAAATTACCGTGGCTCCCTCATCTCTCAAGTTTAAAATTTCATCCTTTATAAGATTAGCATTAATAGGATCGAAGCCACTAAAGGGTTCGTCGAAGATGAGTAGCTTAGGTTGGTGTAATACAGTAACCACAAATTGAATTTTTTGTGCCATTCCTTTGGACAATTCCTGAATTTTTTTGTTCCACCAATCCCCTATTTCCAATCGGTCAAACCAGTACTTAAGTCGGATTCTCGCTTCTTGCTTGGAAAGCCCTTTTAACTGCGCCAGATAAAGGCATTGTTCTCCCACCTTCATTGTCTTGTACAAACCTCGTTCTTCCGGCAAATAGCCTATATGCTGTATATCATTGGGGTGCAGCGGCTTACCATCCAAAAAGATCATTCCGGAGTCGGGCATCGTTATTTGATTGATAACTCGAATAAGGGTAGTTTTTCCTGCTCCGTTAGGGCCTAAAAGTCCAAAAATGCTTCCTTTAGGTACTTCAATTGATACATTGTTTAACGCTTTATAATCACCAAAGTATTTGGAAACATTTTGAGCCACTAAGAGTTTTTCCATAGTAAAAAATAAGAGTTAGTAAAGATATTGATTTGCACATGAAGTGCCCGAACTATTAAGAGTATTTTAAACAGTTGGTATGGTAAGGAGAGGTATTGTTACAAAAAATGATAAAATGGCTAAAAACAAAACCCACCCTCGATAAACAACAAAGAGGGTGGGAAAAAAATTGCTATGAAAAAGAAAAATTATCACTATTAAGAAATAGTGATTACCAAATATAATTAAATTTATTTGAATATTAACTTTTTCTTAAGAAAACATGTCCTTCACTTTTTCGAAAAACGACTTGTCTTCTTTTTCCGGTTTGGGTTGAAAATGGTCATCATTTGCCATTTTTTCGAAGAACTCTTTTTGTTCTTTACTCAACGATTTCGGAGTCCAAACATTTATGTGTACTAAAAGGTCTCCCGTACCGTATCCATTGATACTGGGGATTCCTTTATTGCGTAATCTTAAAATTTTTCCACCCTGAGTGCCCGATTCAATTTTAATCCGAACTTTTCCGGTAACGGTGTCTATTTCTTTTGAAGTTCCCAATGCCGCTTCCGAAAAACTAACGTATAAATCGTAGTGTAAATTATCCCCTTCCCGTTGTAATGAAGGGTGAGGTTTTTCCTCAATAGCCACCAACAGATCTCCCGGGATTCCATTTCCGGGGGCATCGTTTCCTTTTCCGGTTACTTTTAATTGCATCCCGTCTACAACCCCTGCCGGAATTTTTATTGAAACCGTTTCCTCGGTTGCCAACATTCCTTGCGCATCGGCATTGGCCGGTTTTTTATCTATAATTTGTCCACTACCACCACAAGTGCTGCAGGTCGCAGAAGTTTGCATGCGTCCCAAAATGGTGTTTTGAATACGCGTAACCTGTCCTTGACCATTACAGGTGCCACAGGTAGTATAGGTAGTTCCTTGAGCAACCTTTTTACGTTTAACTTTAATTTTTTTCTCTACCCCATTTGCAATTTCTTCTAATGAAAGTTGCACCCGAATACGCAAATTGCTTCCCTTTATAGTACGTCTTCCACCTCCGCTAAAACCACTGAAACCTCCAAAGTTACCACCACCAAAACTTCCACCGAAAATATCACCAAACTGACTAAAAATATCGTCCATGTTCATTCCGCCGCCGCCGCCAAAGCCACCGCCTTCGAAAGCCTGATGGCCAAATTGATCGTAACGGGCCTTTTTATCGGGATCGCTTAAGACCTCATAAGCTTCGGCTGCCTTTTTAAACATTTCTTCAGCCTTGGCATCTCCCGGATTCTTATCAGGATGATATTCAATTGCTTTTTTCCGGTAGGCCTTTTTAATTTCAGCTGCCGAAGCACCCTTAGAGATACCTAATATTTCGTAATAATCTTGCTTCATATTATTGTCCTATAACCACTTTAGGATAGCGAATTATTTTTTCGCCCAATGTGTATCCCTTTTCAATCACATCTATAATCTTCCCTTTAAGATCCTCGCTTGGTGCCGGAATTTGAGTAATCGCTTCATGCAAATCGGCATTAAAAATATCTCCCTGTTGTGTTCCAATCACTTCCAGACCCTTTGCGCGCATTGTCTCGCGAAACTTATTGCTTATTAATTCCACTCCTTTAAAAAGATTGTCATCTTCTGCTT
This genomic stretch from Ulvibacter sp. MAR_2010_11 harbors:
- a CDS encoding ABC transporter permease → MNHLSLIIKREYLNKVRNKSFIIMTFLSPLLMVGIFSLVAYLSELNNDKIRVISVLDESGMFANQFDDSPSIQYNLLSDISLEAAKELSEKQSDYGLLYIPKTATIEGLSTAITFYSEDSPSLMVMDDIEDVIAEKVNTLRLKEAGIDAQTIKDLRIRISANLETFKGEETSKLGSGLKLAFGGAAGYLLFMFIIIYGNMIMRSVIEEKTSRIIEVIISSVKPMKLLLGKIFGTTLAGITQFLAWVILLGVLSMIVTSIFGIDPSAMQSPQQQMLENSGVGAENIMQEVFVEIGKLPIANLIIMFILFFIGGYLLYASLYAAIGAAVDSETDTQQFMLPILLPLILAVYVGFFTVIDNPHGTVSQVFSYIPLTSPVVMLMRIPFGVPVWQQILSVAILFATFIGTVWFAAKIYRVGILMYGKKPSYREIIKWLKY
- a CDS encoding ABC transporter ATP-binding protein, producing MEKLLVAQNVSKYFGDYKALNNVSIEVPKGSIFGLLGPNGAGKTTLIRVINQITMPDSGMIFLDGKPLHPNDIQHIGYLPEERGLYKTMKVGEQCLYLAQLKGLSKQEARIRLKYWFDRLEIGDWWNKKIQELSKGMAQKIQFVVTVLHQPKLLIFDEPFSGFDPINANLIKDEILNLRDEGATVIFSTHRMESVEEMCDHIALIHKANKILDGKLNDIKRAYKTNTFEVGINTADQDKVARALQERFEVIPTSFKSINDELQYRIKIPETASANDLVNYLATQGQLTHFVEIIPSANDIFIETVQKN
- the dnaJ gene encoding molecular chaperone DnaJ, which translates into the protein MKQDYYEILGISKGASAAEIKKAYRKKAIEYHPDKNPGDAKAEEMFKKAAEAYEVLSDPDKKARYDQFGHQAFEGGGFGGGGGMNMDDIFSQFGDIFGGSFGGGNFGGFSGFSGGGRRTIKGSNLRIRVQLSLEEIANGVEKKIKVKRKKVAQGTTYTTCGTCNGQGQVTRIQNTILGRMQTSATCSTCGGSGQIIDKKPANADAQGMLATEETVSIKIPAGVVDGMQLKVTGKGNDAPGNGIPGDLLVAIEEKPHPSLQREGDNLHYDLYVSFSEAALGTSKEIDTVTGKVRIKIESGTQGGKILRLRNKGIPSINGYGTGDLLVHINVWTPKSLSKEQKEFFEKMANDDHFQPKPEKEDKSFFEKVKDMFS